A part of Thalassophryne amazonica chromosome 3, fThaAma1.1, whole genome shotgun sequence genomic DNA contains:
- the stx18 gene encoding syntaxin-18 isoform X1 has translation MVYSSAVAGMAVDITLLFKASVKTVKTRNKAIGIGFDSIKDEILKRSRPKNGFNPKAKEVITNITKLKDFLLQHRKDYVSAGSLLSSDLSRMTDSERDQIDQDAQIFMRTCSEAIKQLRNEAEKQVSSVQIKEHRRAVLDLIETYLKGVCKLYSEQRAIRVKRMVDKKRLSRFSPEHQGRVEKNTQVEPTDEKSTKDDSSEKSVSEVMDNTVSLWEEGRVEDELSPEEIQMFEQENQRLVSEMNSLVDEVRQIEGKVVEISRLQEIFAEKVLQQETEIDNIHQLVVGTTENVKEGNEDIREAIKNNAGFRVWILFFLVMCSFSLLFLDWYDG, from the exons ATGGTTTATAGCAGCGCTGTAGCAGGGATGGCTGTGGATATAACTTTGCTCTTCAAAGCCAGCGTTAAAACTGTAAAAACGCGAAACAAGGCGATAGGAATCGGGTTCGACTCCATCAAAGACGAAATATTGAAGAGGAGCAGACCGAAGAATGGCTTCAATCCCAAGGCGAAGGAGGTG ATCACGAACATCACCAAGCTCAAAGACTTTTTACTACAacacagaaaagattatgtgagtGCTGGAAG TCTCCTTTCGTCAGATCTTTCCCGTATGACAGACAGCGAGCGAGACCAGATTGACCAAGATGCTCAGATCTTTATGAGAACCTGCTCTGAAGCTATCAAGCAGCTACGCAATGAGG CAGAAAAGCAAGTGTCTTCAGTTCAGATAAAGGAGCACAGGAGGGCAGTACTGGACCTGATTGAAACGTATCTGAAAG GTGTATGTAAACTGTACTCTGAGCAAAGAGCAATTAGAGTCAAGAGAATGGTAGACAAAAAGAGACT GTCGAGATTTAGTCCAGAACACCAGGGTAGGGTGGAAAAGAACACCCAGGTCGAGCCAACGGACGAAAAGTCGACCAAGGACGATAGTTCTG AGAAGAGTGTGTCTGAGGTCATGGACAACACTGTCAGTCTGTGGGAGGAGGGCCGTGTGGAGGATGAGCTCTCTCCTGAGGAAATTCAGATG TTTGAGCAGGAGAACCAGAGACTAGTCAGTGAGATGAACAGTCTGGTGGATGAAGTTAG GCAAATTGAGGGGAAGGTGGTGGAGATTTCTAGACTCCAGGAGATTTTTGCTGAGAAGGTCCTTCAGCAG GAAACTGAAATAGACAATATTCACCAGCTGGTTGTTGGTACTACAGAGAATGTCAAAGAAGGCAATGAGGATATACGAGAG GCTATTAAAAACAACGCTGGCTTCAGGGTTTGGATTCTCTTTTTCCtggtcatgtgctctttctcgcTCCTCTTCCTGGACTGGTATGATGGCTAA
- the stx18 gene encoding syntaxin-18 isoform X2 has protein sequence MVYSSAVAGMAVDITLLFKASVKTVKTRNKAIGIGFDSIKDEILKRSRPKNGFNPKAKEVITNITKLKDFLLQHRKDYVSAGSLLSSDLSRMTDSERDQIDQDAQIFMRTCSEAIKQLRNEEKQVSSVQIKEHRRAVLDLIETYLKGVCKLYSEQRAIRVKRMVDKKRLSRFSPEHQGRVEKNTQVEPTDEKSTKDDSSEKSVSEVMDNTVSLWEEGRVEDELSPEEIQMFEQENQRLVSEMNSLVDEVRQIEGKVVEISRLQEIFAEKVLQQETEIDNIHQLVVGTTENVKEGNEDIREAIKNNAGFRVWILFFLVMCSFSLLFLDWYDG, from the exons ATGGTTTATAGCAGCGCTGTAGCAGGGATGGCTGTGGATATAACTTTGCTCTTCAAAGCCAGCGTTAAAACTGTAAAAACGCGAAACAAGGCGATAGGAATCGGGTTCGACTCCATCAAAGACGAAATATTGAAGAGGAGCAGACCGAAGAATGGCTTCAATCCCAAGGCGAAGGAGGTG ATCACGAACATCACCAAGCTCAAAGACTTTTTACTACAacacagaaaagattatgtgagtGCTGGAAG TCTCCTTTCGTCAGATCTTTCCCGTATGACAGACAGCGAGCGAGACCAGATTGACCAAGATGCTCAGATCTTTATGAGAACCTGCTCTGAAGCTATCAAGCAGCTACGCAATGAGG AAAAGCAAGTGTCTTCAGTTCAGATAAAGGAGCACAGGAGGGCAGTACTGGACCTGATTGAAACGTATCTGAAAG GTGTATGTAAACTGTACTCTGAGCAAAGAGCAATTAGAGTCAAGAGAATGGTAGACAAAAAGAGACT GTCGAGATTTAGTCCAGAACACCAGGGTAGGGTGGAAAAGAACACCCAGGTCGAGCCAACGGACGAAAAGTCGACCAAGGACGATAGTTCTG AGAAGAGTGTGTCTGAGGTCATGGACAACACTGTCAGTCTGTGGGAGGAGGGCCGTGTGGAGGATGAGCTCTCTCCTGAGGAAATTCAGATG TTTGAGCAGGAGAACCAGAGACTAGTCAGTGAGATGAACAGTCTGGTGGATGAAGTTAG GCAAATTGAGGGGAAGGTGGTGGAGATTTCTAGACTCCAGGAGATTTTTGCTGAGAAGGTCCTTCAGCAG GAAACTGAAATAGACAATATTCACCAGCTGGTTGTTGGTACTACAGAGAATGTCAAAGAAGGCAATGAGGATATACGAGAG GCTATTAAAAACAACGCTGGCTTCAGGGTTTGGATTCTCTTTTTCCtggtcatgtgctctttctcgcTCCTCTTCCTGGACTGGTATGATGGCTAA